Proteins found in one Panicum hallii strain FIL2 chromosome 4, PHallii_v3.1, whole genome shotgun sequence genomic segment:
- the LOC112890131 gene encoding early nodulin-93-like, with protein MSTVSRASLDQKLAMAKRCSREATLAGTKAAAVATIASAIPTLASVRMLPWAKANINPTGQALIISTVAGMAYFIAADKKILSLARRHSYEDAPEHLKNTSFQGAGRPHPAFFRP; from the exons ATGTCGACTGTGAGCCGTGCCTCCCTCGATCAGAAGCTTGCCATGGCCAAGCGCTGCTCGCGAG AGGCAACCCTTGCAGGAACTAAGGCGGCAGCTGTGGCAACCATCGCCTCTGCCATTCCAACA CTGGCGAGCGTGCGGATGCTGCCATGGGCGAAGGCCAACATCAACCCCACGGGCCAGGCACTCATCATCTCCACAG TTGCCGGGATGGCCTATTTCATCGCTGCGGATAAGAAGATCCTCTCGCTGGCGAGGCGGCACTCGTACGAGGATGCGCCGGAGCACCTCAAGAACACCTCCTTCCAAGGAGCCGGCCGCCCGCACCCAGCGTTCTTCAGGCCATGA
- the LOC112890736 gene encoding early nodulin-93-like, whose amino-acid sequence MPSTVTRASLDQQLSLAKQCSREAAIAGAKAAAIATVASAIPTLASVRVLPWAKANINPTGQALIISTVAGMAYFIAADKKILSLARQHSYENAPEHLKNTSFEGTGRVHPAFFRPL is encoded by the exons ATGCCGTCCACTGTGACCCGCGCATCCCTTGACCAGCAGCTTTCCCTCGCCAAGCAATGCTCGCGAG AGGCCGCCATTGCAGGAGCTAAGGCAGCAGCCATAGCGACCGTCGCCTCTGCAATTCCCACC CTGGCGAGCGTGAGGGTCCTGCCATGGGCGAAGGCCAACATCAATCCCACCGGCCAGGCACTCATCATCTCCACAG TTGCTGGCATGGCCTATTTCATCGCGGCCGACAAGAAGATCCTCTCGCTGGCGAGGCAGCACTCGTACGAGAACGCACCTGAGCACCTCAAGAACACCTCCTTCGAGGGCACTGGCCGTGTGCACCCAGCCTTCTTCAGGCCATTATGA
- the LOC112888460 gene encoding early nodulin-93-like has translation MSTVSRASLDQKLALAKRCSREATLAGAKAAAVATIASGIPTLASVRMLPWAKANINPTGQALIISTVAGMAYFIAADKKILSLARRHSFEEAPDHLKNTSYQGVGRPHPAFFRP, from the exons ATGTCGACTGTGAGCCGTGCGTCCCTTGACCAGAAGCTCGCCCTCGCCAAACGCTGCTCGCGAG AGGCGACCCTTGCAGGAGCTAAGGCGGCAGCCGTGGCCACCATCGCCTCCGGGATCCCCACC CTTGCGAGCGTGCGGATGCTGCCGTGGGCGAAGGCCAACATCAACCCCACCGGCCAGGCACTCATCATCTCCACCG TTGCTGGGATGGCCTACTTCATCGCCGCCGACAAGAAGATCCTGTCGCTGGCGAGAAGGCACTCGTTCGAGGAAGCCCCCGACCACCTCAAGAACACCTCCTACCAGGGCGTCGGTCGCCCACACCCGGCTTTCTTCAGGCCATGA
- the LOC112888459 gene encoding early nodulin-93-like — translation MSTVSRASLDQKLALAKRCSREATLAGAKAAAVATIASAIPTLASVRMLPWAKANINPTGQALIISTVAGMAYFIAADKKILSLARRHSFEDAPEHLKNTSFQGAGRPHPAFFRP, via the exons ATGTCGACTGTGAGCCGTGCATCCCTCGACCAGAAGCTTGCCCTCGCCAAGCGGTGCTCGCGAG AGGCGACACTCGCAGGGGCTAAGGCTGCAGCTGTAGCGACCATCGCCTCTGCAATTCCCACG CTGGCGAGCGTGCGGATGCTGCCATGGGCGAAGGCCAACATCAACCCCACCGGCCAGGCCCTCATCATCTCCACAG TCGCCGGGATGGCCTACTTCATCGCCGCCGACAAGAAGATCCTCTCGCTGGCGCGGCGGCACTCGTTCGAGGACGCACCGGAGCACCTCAAGAACACCTCCTTCCAGGGCGCCGGCAGGCCGCACCCCGCTTTCTTCAGGCCATGA